A portion of the Cryptomeria japonica chromosome 5, Sugi_1.0, whole genome shotgun sequence genome contains these proteins:
- the LOC131029100 gene encoding pentatricopeptide repeat-containing protein At2g13600, protein MFMYCRPALQRKPFQTVNKSSLTAVRGLKFAVNTFLQNTIINMYDTCGSIEDARKVFDDIDNPNVYSWNMIIAAYRSHGISQEAFKLFHQMQRTAVQPDNFTFSSILPVCGNVASLNHGFQIHGKIIRCRLQFDVIVMNALIDIYAKCGSVHKARELFDKMRNTDVVSWNSMITGYAQNGALDKALRLFEDMPQQNVVSWNAIMAGYEQNGLVDKALQIFKQMQLTSVKPNSATFVGILQSCAKMGALEQGMEIHQEIIESGFGSDIAVVTSLMDMYAKCGEVQQARRLFDKMHIADVISWNALIAGYVRNGLLEEALEIFMQMEFASVKPNSATFVNILPACAKMRALEQGMEIHRKVIAFGFTSHVVITALIDVYAKCGRVQMACKLFEKLNYPDVVSWNTMITGYVQNGVLDKALQLFKEMPQRDVISWTTIVAGYAQNGFCDKALEFFKQMQLTGVIPNSATFASVLPACAKMGALEQGMEIHQKIIESGFLSEIVATSLLDMYAKCGSIRKARELFNKMYQPSLVSWNAMIAGYGMHGYSEDALQTFEQMHSRSTPNPISLLCVLSACSHAGLVDDGCKYFNSMSEFYCITPTMDHYVCMVDLLSRSGYLVEALNFIFKMPVKPDLAVWMSLLSACRSHKNIWLGEFVASLLFQLDLQTSAPYVLLSNIYAEEGRWHDVHKVRELMNDRGITKTPGCSWIEVHEMVNAWG, encoded by the coding sequence ATGTTCATGTATTGCAGGCCTGCATTGCAAAGAAAACCCTTTCAGACTGTAAACAAATCCAGTCTCACAGCAGTAAGGGGGCTTAAATTTGCCGTAAATACGTTTTTACAGAATACCATTATCAACATGTATGACACATGCGGAAGTATAGAAGATGCTCGCAAAGTATTTGACGACATTGATAATCCAAACGTCTACTCATGGAATATGATAATTGCAGCTTACAGAAGCCATGGCATTTCTCAAGAAGCATTTAAACTGTTTCACCAAATGCAACGAACAGCTGTACAGCCAGATAACTTCACCTTCTCCAGTATTCTCCCTGTGTGTGGCAATGTGGCATCTCTAAACCATGGTTTCCAGATCCATGGGAAAATTATTAGATGCAGGTTGCAATTTGATGTTATTGTGATGAATGCTCTGATAGAcatttatgcaaaatgtggaagtgtACACAAGgcgcgtgaactgtttgacaaaatgcgcAATACAGATGTTGTGTCGTGGAATTCCATGAtaacaggatatgcacaaaatggtgcTCTTGACAAAGCTTTGAGGCTTTTCGAAGATATGCCTCAACAAAATGTAGTATCTTGGAATGCAATTATGGCTGGCTATGAACAAAATGGACTTGTAGATAAAGCCTTACAgatttttaagcaaatgcaattgacaAGTGTGAAGCCAAATTCAGCAACCTTCGTCGGAATCCTCCAGTCTTgcgcgaaaatgggagctttggaacaaggcatGGAAATTCATCAAGAAATTATTGAAAGTGGATTTGGTTCGGATATCGCTGTTGTGACCTCTCTGatggatatgtatgcaaaatgtggggaAGTACAGCAGGCACGtagattgtttgacaaaatgcataTTGCAGATGTGATCTCATGGAATGCACTAATTGCTGGATATGTACGAAATGGGTTGTTAGAAGAAGCCTTGGAGATTTTTATGCAAATGGAATTTGCAAGTGTCAAGCCAAATTCAGCAACCTTTGTTAATATTCTCCCGGCATGTGCCAAAATGAGAGCTTTAGAACAGGGTATGGAGATCCATCGAAAAGTAATTGCGTTCGGTTTTACATCTCATGTGGTTATAACTGCTCTGATCGatgtgtatgcaaaatgtggaagggtTCAGATGGCGTGTAAATTGTTTGAGAAATTGAATTATCCAGATGTGGTCTCGTGGAACACAATGATTACAGGATATGTACAAAATGGTGTTCTTGACAAGGCTTTGCAACTCTTTAAAGAAATGCCTCAACGGGATGTGATCTCATGGACAACAATcgttgctggatatgcacaaaatggattttgtgATAAAGCCTTGGAGTTTTTTAAACAAATGCAACTGACAGGTGTAATTCCAAACTCAGCAACCTTTGCCAGCGTCCTTCCAGCATGTGCCaagatgggagctttggaacaaggcatGGAGATCCATCAAAAAATAATTGAAAGCGGATTTTTATCTGAGATTGTTGCGACTTCCCTActggacatgtatgcaaaatgtgggagTATACggaaggcacgtgaactgtttaaCAAAATGTACCAACCAAGTTtagtctcatggaatgcaatgattgcaggatatggaATGCACGGCTATAGTGAGGATGCCCTCCAAACCTTTGAACAAATGCATTCTAGAAGCACTCCCAACCCTATTAGCCTGCTTTGTGTTTTATCAGCGTGCAGCCATGCTGGTCTAGTAGATGATGGCTGCAAATACTTCAATAGCATGAGTGAATTTTATTGCATCACGCCCACAATGGATCACTATGTATGCATGGTTGACCTTCTTAGCCGTTCTGGTTATCTTGTTGAAGCCctaaactttattttcaaaatgccTGTAAAACCTGATTTGGCTGTTTGGATGAGTTTGCTTAGCGCTTGCAGATCGCATAAGAATATTTGGCTGGGAGAATTTGTTGCATCACTGCTTTTTCAGTTGGACCTTCAAACTTCTGCACCTTATGTTCTTCTGTCAAACATTTACGCAGAAGAAGGAAGGTGGCATGATGTTCAtaaggtaagggaattgatgaatGATAGGGGAATTACAAAGACAcctggatgtagttggattgaagtTCATGAAATGGTAAATGCTTGGGGGTAG